CGCCGTGGCCCACGGCACGGCCGCCCGTGAACTCGCGCTCTGCTCCCTGGAGGAGGTCGTGCTGCTCACCGCCGCCCGCTCCGAGCCGCGCCGCTCGGGGGTGGACCCGAGGATCCGCCGGGCCGGGGACCTCGTCGCCGCCGACCCCGGCGCCCCGCACACCGTCCGCTCCCTCGCCGAGCACGTGGCCCTCTCCCCGTCCCGCTTCGCGCACCTCTTCACCGAGCAGCTCGGCCACTCCCCGATGCGCGCCCTCCACCAGGCCCGTCTCCACCACGCCGCCCGCCTCCTGGAGGCCACCGACCTGCCCGTGGAACGCGTGGCCGCCGCCTCCGGCTTCACCAGCCCGTTCCACTTCAGCCGGGTGTTCCGGCAGCGGTACGGGGTGCCGCCGGGGGAGTACCGCAGGGGGCTGCGGGACGACGGCTGACCGGTCACCGCCCGGCCGGCGGCCCGCTCAGCCCCCGAGGACGAGCAGCGACAGCCACAGCGCCACCACCGACGACACCAGCGCCGCCGGCACGGTCAGGAGGCCGAGGCGGGTGAACTCGCCGAGGTCGACGTCGTGTTCGTGGTGGTGGACGATGCGGCGCCACAGGAGGGTGGCCAGGGAGCCGGCGTAGGTGAGGTTCGGGCCGATGTTGACGCCGAGGAGGACGGCGAGGACGGCGCCGGTGCCGAGCGGGGCGGCCAGCGGGACGAGGACGAGGACCGCGGGCAGGTTGTTGATGATGTTGGACAGGAGCGCGGCGAGGGCGGCGACGGCGAGGAGGGCGAGCAGGCCGGTGCCGGAGGGCATCACCCGGCCGAGCGCGTCGGCGAGGCCGTTGTCGACCACCGCGCGCACCACGACGCCCAGCGCCAGCACGAACGCGAGGAAGGGCAGCGAGACGGAGTGGAACAGGGCGACCGGGCTCGTGGTGCGGCGGACGAGGGCCCGGACCGCGAGGACCAGGGCCCCGGCCAGCGCCGCCCAGACGGGCTCGATCCCGAGCGCGGACGTCAGCACGAACCCGGCGAGCGTGCACACGACCGTGACCAGCGCGAACATCGGCAGCTCGGGGGTCTCGGCCGCCTCCTTCGGCGCGGGTGCCCCGGCGGCCAGATCGGCCGCGAAGAACCGGCGGAACACCAGGTACTCGGCGGCCACGGCCACCGCCCACGGCGCCGCCATCAGCAGCGCGAACCGGGTGAAGGTCAGCCCGCTCGCGGTGAACGCCAGCAGGTTGGTGAGGTTGGAGACGGGCAGCAGCAGCGAGGCCGTGTTCGACAGATGCGCGGTGGCGTACAGATGCGGCTTGGGGCGGGCGCCCAGCCGGGCCACCGTCGCGAACACCACCGGGGTGAGCAGCACCACCGTCGCGTCCAGGCTGAGGACCGCC
The sequence above is drawn from the Streptomyces griseiscabiei genome and encodes:
- a CDS encoding SLC13 family permease, whose translation is MNTALAELLSVVLLIVVLGCAVVRPFGLPEAVVAVPAAGIAVAAGAVSWEHARAEAELLGPVLGFLAAVLVLAKLCDDEGLFQACGAWMARASAGSPRRLLGSTFALASGITAVLSLDATVVLLTPVVFATVARLGARPKPHLYATAHLSNTASLLLPVSNLTNLLAFTASGLTFTRFALLMAAPWAVAVAAEYLVFRRFFAADLAAGAPAPKEAAETPELPMFALVTVVCTLAGFVLTSALGIEPVWAALAGALVLAVRALVRRTTSPVALFHSVSLPFLAFVLALGVVVRAVVDNGLADALGRVMPSGTGLLALLAVAALAALLSNIINNLPAVLVLVPLAAPLGTGAVLAVLLGVNIGPNLTYAGSLATLLWRRIVHHHEHDVDLGEFTRLGLLTVPAALVSSVVALWLSLLVLGG